The sequence ATCCAAAGGTTtatcaccaacacagcacagaagcaggtagcaaactggaaGAGAACGCTATAACccgcagtgaggctcagtcctcactgccttatatAGTACTGGGAACCAATGAGTGCCTAGCTGTAATAATCAGCAAGGTGCCTGTAATAATGCATACATCCAATCAGCCCTAGAAGGATGAGAACAAACAGCCCTGCACGTGCACGCCCAGTGGTTTGACAGCTGGCATGGTACGTCCTAGTcctcatggagatggccgggacgctcGAGACCAGAACTTGCCTCAGCGCGCTGGTGATATACCTCTCTGCCTAAATAGTGTCATTATTGGGCATATGTTGATACCTTGATTTTATCTACATTGTTTGTATTATATTGTTTGCTTTTGGATTTTGATAAAGTGTACCATAACGATCATGTAGCCCTCACCACTCATTTCCTTTAGGTCAAACGCAGAATATCTACCAATACTTAGATTATACGGCGTGTCTCCACCATTTACTATTCTTTAGGTTAAGCGCAGAATATTTCCATATATATTGTCTGTTCAGGTTGGACTATCCTGTATATTCAGCTGCTGACCTAATTTATCTCGTTGTGcgctcctccttcatttttctTTGTAGACCCTCCAACCTGACCCTTTCCACTTGGTACAAACTCCTCTGTGTTAATTCATTGATAGTTAAGAAACACCCTTCATATGAATGAGGAACCCTGTTCCAGGTGACTACAAAAGTAGAAGAGCAATTTGTACCAGATGGAAGGAGTCCGGTGGAAGAGCTGTAGTGGGCTGGTAGGGGGAGAGAGGAATTAATTGAAGATAGTGAAGAAAAGCAGTTAATTGTCTTTTAGGAATTTCGTTTAAAATTATTTTGCTGCATATGGGAGtaaaaaaatgcaacaaatgGATCTGAGTCTAGCTAAAGATGAATGTCTGATTGTCCCATCAGGACATGTTGAAGCACCAGAATAGGAGATATGGAATTCAGAATTTTAGCCAGCATGCTCCATGGTGATAACATCACACCACAGAAGGGTCACAAAGAGGTGCAATGTGCAATTGCGTTGTGTCTTCGTTAATTATTCCTCACCTCCCAAGGAGGTGTACAAGAAAGTCAGTGAttactcctagggctagatttactaagctgcgggtttgaaaaagtggggatgttgcctatagcaaccaatcagattctagctatcattttgtagaaggtactaaataaatgaaagctagaatctgattggttgctataggcaacatcctcactttttcaaacccgcagtttagtaaatctagcccctagtgtgaaaaaaactaaatttttacCGAAACTTTCTCTCAAATTACTATCCTATTTCTTTGCTCACATGTCCTTCCAAAATTCTAGAGAGACTTACCTACACtggcctcacatgcttcctttcaaGCAAACAACCTAATGGATCCTCTtcactaaatctaaaggccactatTCTCTTCTAATTATCCTGGATATCTCTACTGCATTTGACAatattgaccactctctcctcatacaaacgttacaaaccctaggtcttcaagacactgtcctattctggttctcatcctacctatctaatcgctctttcagtgttaaattCTCTGGATCCACCCCTGTTCTGCTTCCTTTATTGGTTGGAGTGCagaaggctcagtgctaggtcctctgctattctctatctacatcacttctcttggaaaactaataagctcctttggatttcagtataattTTTATACGgatgatatattttatattttatatatataatttatatatcctCTCCTGATTGTTCGCCATCTGTGCTGttttgcgttactgactgtctttctgccattttatcctCGATATCCTCTcgacaactcaaactcaatctttcaaaaactgagttaataatattcccacccaccaacagaagttgcctacctgacatttctttttctgttgacaacatgacgtTAAATCCTACCCCGCAAGCTCGTGTGATCTTTGACTTATCCATTGTTCCCTACAtcaaatctatatctaaatcatgttacatactgtctaaaaaacatttccaaaatacgcacatatcttagacaaaatactgcaaaaactttaattcatgcactcatcatctcccgcattgactattgcaattcccaccTTACCGGtatcgaatccaatataaattactTCTACTAGCACACAAGGTTAACAAAAAAAACTGcacctacatctcctcccttgtcTCCCAACtagacaactccgttctgcacaagatctgcgtctctcgtcCACTCTCATTATATCCCCCCATtaccgtttacaggacttttttcaagctgcacTCACTTTGTTGAATTCCTTCCCtcaaacaataagactttcttctggtttacagaccttcaagcattctctgaaaacccacctcttcaggcaagcttataatattcctcaaccaccctcctaacctcactaggttaccctattaccaagctttacccaattcacaaaaaacaaccctctgaccccctgaccaatatAGCATACTATTCTATCCAACTCCCATTGCCCCCGACAGATCAGTATTTTTGCATGTTATTTAAAGAGTTAATAATTTTATGATAATGTCTTTTTTACGTTATAATAGGTAGTTGGGTATATTTGGTGATATGTGTTCTATAAGCTGCAGGAtgcttgattcatcaaggtacgcaaacgcatacgcatctgctaaacggggcTTGAGCTACGTAAAAAACACCACATATGCAGCgtaaacagagcagatacggcactcaaagtcaactcaatctcaaactccaacgcaaatataacggtttgcgtcactcaaagtatgaaacacagatgcatATGCGCttacgtaccttgatgaatcaggccccaggtgtgtAGAATGTGTGTTGTTTACTCAGATCTCCAGTATGTACAATTAATTGGGTCCCTATTCCTTTATAAATCTCTTGGGTGTTTGTTGCATCCATCTCCGTCTGCTCTATAAAAGTTTCTCTGTGATGCTGCAACGACCCTGCCACATCTACACTGCAGACTCCATACTGCCACAGATTCCAGCACAGGTTAGAAGGATTTCAGGATGAGAAAGTGAGTGCTGTTCCACAAATATTGTAGGATTATGTTACATTTAAGTGGCAAACATAAACCTTTTACTATATAATAAGCAGGTAAATAACATCCAAAACTAAATATTATAGTGTATTAGTTAAAAACACAATATGTATAAtcatgtacatataaatatatagaacatGTATAATCTATAGGATATTCCGCACTATACCATATAATGTTGGCCTTCGTTCTACCCAACAATATTTGAACTATGTTGACCTGTTTTTGGATGCTACCTCCACAGGAATCTCTTTAAACTTGGTCTGTTAATTCTGCTTTTGTGTCATGATAAAACTCATACAAGTTCTTACATGTGAATTGGTTTAGAGAGTTCCTGGTTTCATCTGATTATTGCTGATTTATAGGTCTGAACAAATGGGTGCAATAAATTGCCATTTAATACAACTTTCAGACAGATTGAATCATTTTACTGCTGAAGAGTCACATGAGGATACCAATTGCAATATGTGCTACAGTTTGGCAATCTTCAAGTAAGCCATTCACGTTACCAGTTCAGTTAAAAGCAAAATCCCCCATTCTCTATGCCATTAATGATCCCCTAAATCCACTGATCGAGAGTTCTGAGCTTACATAATGGTTTAATGGTTTAATGGGTCTGTAGACCTGCGTtatcaataaaaatatggatttaatttttttacataaaatgcataaatcaagatgtttttaatgcctactgtacatacaatgcgtttataTAGTTATCTGTCTTGCATACACATggtctgtgctagctagtggcacgcatacataTCGTTTTTAATACACTGTCAGTTATCACTGTCAGTCATCActactgtagctggtgcaaataataaagTATAGTTTAGAGAAACCCAGAAATGGAATCAGCCACATCTGCAGGCAGTCACTGCACCATTGCCTACATTCATCCGTCCCGTCCCTCCCTCATCCCACCTCTCAGATAATTTGCAGgattgtcatttgcattcagacatgaattgcaaacAATTATGTTTATCAGcgtaaagtccgtttctgagcatgcacagtgcttTTATCCACAAGTTAGGgcatgcaaatggacttacattCGAACATGAGTCATGCCCGAAATGTTTCAATGTTTTActatattttacctattttaaattttttgaccTGTGCTCTGGCATTCAGCTTGGTGAATAGGAACAAACGTAGATTTTCCTACTCAGAGCATTTgaagtagcaaaaaaaaaggtTCAAAGAATGTCCAGAAAGCAGACTTATTAGTTCCTCTTGTAGTATCAGAGCAGGGAAGGTCCCCTTACTATTGTGGGAGGTGCACAATAACCTTAgttaaagtgaaaaaataaatgtcatattattgataaaattcttaacaaatgtgaaaaagtaaagtattaattTGAGTAAAATTGGTATAAGAGAGGTTTTATAGACAGTTATATAGTGCTTACATATTACAAGCTTTGCACAGAATattcaatcattcacatcagttcttgTCCcagcggagcttacaatctatattttataattattattaccatttatttatatagcgccactaattccacagcgctgtacagagaactcacttgcatcagtccctgccccattggggcttacagtctaaattccctaacatacacacagacacagactcagacagactagtgtcaatttgttagcagtcaattaacctaccagtatgtttttggagtgtgggaggaaactggagcacccggaggaaacccacgaaaacacggggagaacatgcaaactcctcacagataaggccatatttgggaattgaactcatgaccccagtgctgtaaggcagaagtgctaaccacttagccaacctgCTGCCCAATATTCTCTACCGAACACACACAGTTCATTTTGTTAGAAGCCagttaagctaccagtatgtctttgcgAGGAATCCCACAcaaccacagggagaacatacaacctccacacataTACGGCTGGTCGGGATCAAAGTCATGATTTCAGTGCTGTGAAGTGTTAACTTCACAGCACTGTTAactactgtgccaccatgctgcacatAAGAGAATGAAGAGATAcagaaataacaaatatttgaGGGTGGGATAAGTTTTAAATTATTACTCAGTTAATAGATTCatgtttgggcagcacagtggttagcacttctgcctcacagcactggggtcatgagttcaattcccgaccatggccttatctgtgtggagcttgtatgttctccctgtgtttgcgtgggtttcctccgggtgctctggtttcctcccacactccaaaaacatactggtaggttaattggctgctattaaaattgactctagtctctccctctctgtctgtctgtgtgtgagtgtgtgtctatgttaaggaatttagactgtaagttccaatggggcagggacttatgtgaatcagatctctgtacagcgctgcggaattagtggcactttataaatcacatcagtgatgatgatgatgatgatgatattagcacTGTGTGATTATTTCCATGTCATCACAAACATCTAATGACTGTGAGGTTTCCCGGGTGAGTGTTTAATTGCCATGAGATGAATTGGTGAGAGGTTCAGAATTTATACTTGTGtcattttttcttttgtaaagaaaaatatttgtagACATAAGACTGTGTTTTACAGTAACTCTTTAttcaatgtttgtttcatttgctgtTTCATTACAAGATCAGAAACCCCACAGAAACATTTCATTAATTCAAGGTATAGTGACATGTCTCAGCCAAATTCTACCAATGTATTTCCTGCCCAGTTCATTCTTCAGGGTATTCCTGGTCTTGAACACGTTTATCTCTATATGGCATTTGGATTTACTCTGGTTTATATAACATCAGTCATTGGGAATTTCACACTGCTATTTATCATAAAGATAGACAGGAGTCTCCATGAGCCGATGTACTTATTTCTCTGCATGTTGTCATCCATCGACCTGGTTTTGTCCAGTTCCACAACACCCAAGATGTTGGGAATCCTTTGGTTCAACTCCAAAGAGATTTACTCTGAGGCCTGTCTCACACAGTTGTTCTTTCTCCATTCCTTTTCTATTATGGAGTCTTCTCTTCTTCTAGCCATGGCATTTGATCGATATGTGGCCATCTGTAACCCTTTAAGATACACTTCAATATTAACCAAATGGCTAATCACAAAAATAGGCTTGTTGACTGTCAGTAGAGCGGTGCTACTAATGAGCCCATTACCGTTCCTTATAAAAAGACTGCCATTCTGCTCTGTCAATGTCATTCACCACTCCTACTGTGAGCACATGGCAGTGGTGAAGCTGGCTTGTGCTGATACCACTTTTAACAACATCTATGGCATTGTGGTGGCTCTTTTCATTGTGGGACTAGATTTGATCTTCATTGTGTGGTCCTATGTTTTGATTCTTCGTGCTGTGTTTCACCTGGCCTCCAGGGAAGCCAGGTACAAAGCCCTTGGTACCTGTGCCTCCCATATTTGTGCTATTCTTGTATTTTACATTCCGGTCGTTCTCTCATCCATTGTCCACAGGGTTGGAAAAAATGTCCCAATTCATATTCACATCTTGTTGGCCAACGTCTACC is a genomic window of Mixophyes fleayi isolate aMixFle1 chromosome 2, aMixFle1.hap1, whole genome shotgun sequence containing:
- the LOC142140021 gene encoding olfactory receptor 52K2-like; the protein is MSQPNSTNVFPAQFILQGIPGLEHVYLYMAFGFTLVYITSVIGNFTLLFIIKIDRSLHEPMYLFLCMLSSIDLVLSSSTTPKMLGILWFNSKEIYSEACLTQLFFLHSFSIMESSLLLAMAFDRYVAICNPLRYTSILTKWLITKIGLLTVSRAVLLMSPLPFLIKRLPFCSVNVIHHSYCEHMAVVKLACADTTFNNIYGIVVALFIVGLDLIFIVWSYVLILRAVFHLASREARYKALGTCASHICAILVFYIPVVLSSIVHRVGKNVPIHIHILLANVYLMLPPLINPIVYGVKTKQIRNRIRSVFSISCDQIINNLGQRSLCGVLRTKARLKRIQQVVCGKKACEASVGKSL